From the genome of Deltaproteobacteria bacterium:
TTAAAGCTTATGCCTCGCCTTACAAAGGAGCCCACTATGGCCGCAACGTCGACCTGCCCTCGGTCGTCGACGACCCGTGTATACCACCCCTCAAACCAAGGCCCCTCACTTTTGTAGTGAGGATCCATCGGTGATTTTGGCTCGCTTACGCGCGGTGTACGACAGGCTGCCGTGACAGCGATGGATAAAGCACTGACAAGGCCAATGAGGGTCTGTTGGTTCATCTGGTGCTCGCTTATATTTTTTTCGGTCCGTGCTCAAAGGCGTGAGCAATGGCATTAACCACAAGATCTATTTCGGGTGTCGTGATCCCGAAGTGAGGTGTAAATCTAAGTGAGTTTATACCGCCGTGAATCACACCGATCCCGTTGCGCCGCAGGTACTCTTCCAGCTGACCTTTACCTACTACGGCAAATACGCTGGGATCGATGTCGATAGAAACGATGAGACCAGTCCCTTGAACTTTCCGCACGATCTTGGGGTAACGGTCCTGGAGGCCTTTGAACTTGGTGACAAACTCGCGTCCGCGCTCCTGAACATTGCGTCGAAGGTCAGGCGTCATCTCGTCAAGCACGGCGACTGCTACATCAAGAGCCCTCGGATTGGTGGTCATCGTGTTGCCATAAACTCCGCGTATGTAGAGATTGGCGGCCGTTGCGTTCATGGCTAAAATTGACAGTGGATACTGACCAGCGTTGACTGCCTTGGAGTATGTTTCCATATCCGGCGCCGGTAGTTTTTCAAATCCGGGATAATCGACTATGCTCAGGCATCCGGTGGCGCGCATCCCAGCTTGAATGGCATCGACCACAAGAAGACTGCCGTGCTCCAGCGTAAGTTTGCGGGCAAGCGCGTAGAATTCCGGGGTGATCGCTTTACCGGGGTCGCCTTCACCCATAACAGGCTCGAGATAAGTGCTCTCAAAGAACACTCCCTCGCGATCTGCCCAGTCGAAAGCTGCTTGGAGCTCGGCGAGATTGTTGGGTTCGACTGTATAGGTGACGTTGAGATCACGGAACGATGCCAAATTTTGGCGATAATTTTTCGCCGATGAGTCTGACAGCATCGCAGGGCGTTCTGTCCGACCGTGGAAGCCCCCCTTCAGCGACAGGTACATGATGCGTTGGCCAGCGTGACGGCCGCCAGCATCGGTTTGCCTTTTGGCGTTGATGTCGGAAATG
Proteins encoded in this window:
- a CDS encoding aminotransferase class III-fold pyridoxal phosphate-dependent enzyme, with the translated sequence MDALKQLNDMQAKVGPRTTNGLSHDVLQRFLATDPRLAKAIDEAAREQASLIQEFPEFAKLDEDTLIIKVQANYVNFYAEDQRNPYVAIAARGPWLVTFHGAVLHDSGGYGMIGFGHAPEAVIAAMDKPVVMANIMTPSFSQHRLAERLHKAIGFSRAEGCPYQRFLCMNSGSESMTVATRISDINAKRQTDAGGRHAGQRIMYLSLKGGFHGRTERPAMLSDSSAKNYRQNLASFRDLNVTYTVEPNNLAELQAAFDWADREGVFFESTYLEPVMGEGDPGKAITPEFYALARKLTLEHGSLLVVDAIQAGMRATGCLSIVDYPGFEKLPAPDMETYSKAVNAGQYPLSILAMNATAANLYIRGVYGNTMTTNPRALDVAVAVLDEMTPDLRRNVQERGREFVTKFKGLQDRYPKIVRKVQGTGLIVSIDIDPSVFAVVGKGQLEEYLRRNGIGVIHGGINSLRFTPHFGITTPEIDLVVNAIAHAFEHGPKKI